Genomic segment of Methanocorpusculum sp.:
TTCAGCAATCAGAAAATGCATGTAGTCTACGTCAGTGGTCTTGGCAGGAGTCATGATAGTTGTACTGTGGTTTCATAAAGTACAACCTGAGAGTACGTGAGCTTTTCGGTTGAGAGCACACCGCGTAAGTCCTATTAAAAAAAAAGATTAGAGAAGGGTCGCTTTTACGATCACAACTTCTTTTTCAGGTTTGTCAGAGTAGTTGGTCTTGACTTTCCCAAGTTTTTCGACGACCTCCATACCCTCAACGACTTTTCCGAATGCCGGGTGGGCTTTGTCGAGATAGTTGTTGTTTGCAAGGTTGATGAAAAACTGACTGCCGCCGGTGTTTGGTCCGGCATTTGCCATAGCGATCGTGCCTTTGTTGTTTTTGTTGTCGGGCATGAACTCGTCAGGGATCTTGTAGCCCGGTCCGCCGCAGCCGGTACCGGTCGGGTCGCCGCCCTGGAGCATAAATCCGTCGATGATCCTGTGGAAAATGACGCCGTTATAGAATCCATCGCCGACAAGTTTCGTAAAGTTTCCGGTCGTGACCGGCATATCTTCACGGAGTTCAAGAGTGATGTCACCGTGATTGGTGGAAAGAAGTACTTTCTGTGCTGTCATGTATGTAGTTGTGCGCAGACAAAAATAATAAACATGTATCATGACAAACGTAGTGACACCAATGAAAAATCCGTTCCACGTCATGATCATTCCGACACTCGGCTGCCCCGGGCGCTGCAAATACTGCTGGAGTTCGGACGAAACGTCCCCGAGGATGACGCTTGACACGATAGATGATATTGTCACTTGGCTCAAACCGCTCGAAGAACAGCGGGTCACGTTTACGTTTCACGGCGGAGAGCCGCTGCTTGCCGGAGCAGAGTTTTACAGGCAGGCTCTCAAAAAGATCACGGAAGGACTCCCGCATCTCTCGCCGGAGTTTGCCATGCAGACCAATCTCTGGCTGATGGACGATGAACTCGCCGAGATCCTTGCAGAATACCGGGTCCCGATCGGTTCGTCCATCGACGGACCACGGGAGCTGACGAATTATCAGCGGGGCGATGAATACTTTGAACGCTGCCTTGCCGGTTACAGGATCGCCATAGCTCACGGGCTTTTAGTCAGATTCATCTGCACGTTCACCAACTCTTCCGTGAAGCAGAAGGAGGAGATCGTGAACTTCTTCAAGGAACAGGGCTGGGTCATGAAACTCCATCCGGCTCTGCCGTCACTGAAAGGAGAGAATCCGAATGCATGGACGCTCGCTCCGGAGGAGTACGGGGAGCTGCTGGTCTATCTTCTGGATGAGGCGGTCAGCCATGCAGACGAACTTGAGATCATGAACATCAATGATCTCTGCCGGTGCGTGTTTACGCGATCGGGAAGCGTGTGTACGTATGCAGACTGTATGGGGACGACGTTTGCGATCGGACCGGACGGGGAGATCTATCCCTGTTACCGGTTCATCGGGATGCCGGAATGGGTGATGGGGCATGTGCGGGATGCTCCGTCGATCGAGAGTCTTATGGCGAGCCATGCAGGCAAACGGATGCTGGCATTCAAGGATTATGTGGATACGGCATGCAAAGACTGTGCCCATATCACGTACTGCAGAGGAGGGTGTCCGTATAATGCAATAGCGCCGACGGGAGGGTTCCTTGAGGGGGTCGATCCGCATTGTGAAGCATACAAGCGGATCTTCGATGAGATCACCACACGGATGAATGAGGAGATGAACGCTCCCCGGACAGTGAGCAGGGTTTCACGGGTGAAGAGGCAGCAGAAGCCAAGCGTGATGGGACTGATCAAAAAAATCATTGATGAATAACTATATTTTTTTTAGATGAGTTTTTTCCGAAGCCGTTGTAATTCAACATCGGAGTGCCTGAGAGTCAGCATAAGGATATTTTTGAGCTGGCGTGTTTTATTATCGAACTCCCGCATTGCGAGAACTGCGTCATTCTGGGTTTCAATGGCAGATGCCATTTTTATCACTTCAGGAAAAACCGGATGCAGGGTCTCAAGACACTTCTTGAGTTCGTCAGGATCGTAAATATCATATCCCTCCAGTTCACTCAGGCGGATACCTGCCTGTTCAAATTCTGCAGCATTATCAGCAAAATCTCTTGAATACACCGCCCGTTCCTCTGGCGTTATCGGAGTTTCCTGAATGGAATAAATTTTTGTGAGCAGGGCAGCCATACATTTTACATGTCTGCCGTATCCCTCTCTGGAGGTATCGAGCAGCATTGATAGATCAGTTTCTTTCTTTGACTGGAGATTGGATAAACTATAGATCACCGTACCGGTAGTGATACCGGACCCCAGGGCCAAAAACATCTCAGTCCACCAGGAAATCCCAAAATAGAAGAGTACGCCGGAAAGAGAAAATAAGAAAACAATAAGAATAATAAGAAGGTATCCCCATGTTCCGATGCGTGAATCAGTGAGTCTGGACATGATATTTTTCTCGAAACTATTTCAATAATCAGTGATATTGTTCTGGCAGGACAAAAAGATAAATGAGATGATACTCTGTATGAGGGAGTCTATCCAATTGACATGTTCATCCGTTGGATAGACCCACCCCAAATCACTGCATCTCTCCCAGTTCCGCATAGAGACCCCGTGCAAACGAATTTTGGGTAAACCGTCCCGTTTCCAACGTCGAACAAACCTTATCCGCGATACACAACACCCAGCCCTCCAAGCATCTCGGAGGGATCGGGGTCAGCGGAAACATATGGCGGAGGATCATATTCTGCTCCACCGTGGTCAATGCAAAATCATCCATCGCATTCTGCAAAGCACGCTTCGGATGGGTAAATCCATGCAGGCGGTGTTTTGGATCCGGAACATGCCAGTCATAAAAGAAATAGTCGTGAAGCAGAGCACCGCGGATAAGAGATCCGCGATCCACCGATAACCCCATCTTATCTGCAAGCAGACAGCTGACGCGGGCGACAGCAATACAGTGCTCGTAGACGTTCGTGTCCCCGTGCTGCATAAACTGCTTTGTTTCAAGCAGACGGAAAGCCTCGCAAGCTGAGAGGATCTCCTGCAGCACTGCTTCGTTTTCCTGAATTGACGTATTCATCATTGATAGGTATGCTCACAAAATCAGTTCGACTTTGTACGACTGCTCTGCTATTCTCGTGTCTGTACTATTTTTCGATCTTAGGAGAAAACCTTTGTCCAATTCACGAGACACCCGGCTCTCAAAGATAAAAACGCGGACATTGTTCTATAAATCAGCCATCTGTATCGCGAGAAGAACATTTTTCCGAGCAAATGGATCGAAAATCGGTCACCTCTGGCAGACTTGACTCCCGTATCTTTTTTACCTGACTCAACCTAAAGTAAATCATGATGCTTGCCGCCTACTTTCTCGGGTTCATTTTTTACAGTTTCCTTGGATGGATCTGGGAAACGACATACTGCTCAATAAAAGCAAAACATTTCATCAACCGCGGATTTTTAAACGGCCCGATCATTCCGATCTACGGATGTGGAGCTGTGCTGATCATGCTTGCCGTGAATGCATTTGGAACACTGGCTCTTCCAACTCCGACTATTGCCTTCAATATCATCAATATTCTCGTGGTATTTTTCGGGGGAATGCTGCTCGCAACGATTCTTGAATATATTGTTGCCGTGATATTAGAATCATTTTTCCACATTAAATTATGGGACTATTCCAAAAATAAGTTCAACTTTCAGGGAAGGATCTGTCTGAAATGTTCACTGTTCTTCGGTCTCCTTTCGGTCCTCTTCATAATGGTCATCGAACCGCTCACCACCCACACAACGACCCAAATACCGGACATGGTGATAAATATCGCTGCCGGAATCGTTGGTGTAATTTTGGCAATAGATATTGCTATTTCTCTCTCCGCTCTCCTGAAACTGAACGAGCGGCTTCGTGCAGCGGAAGAAATTATCAACGCAAGAGTGGGCATTACCCTTGTAGAGGCAGCGAAGATACGCGATACGCTCCATGAAAAAATCGAGGAGCGCGTGGATGAGAATCAGGTCATTTCCAAATTCCATTACCAGATCCAGCGTATGGCAAGAGCCTACCCGGGTTCGACCTCGCTCAGACATTCTGAGATCTGGGAAAAGCTGAAAAAACAGTCAGAGAAACAGGCAAAATAATTTATCCCTATTTTTTGGGAAAATACGCTGATATACTATCTGATGAGGGATAAACTGCCAACATTTCATGCGGTCTCCTTCCGTTATGACCTACCCACGTCTCCACCTGAATCATGATTCCGGGAATCCCATCAAAAAATATGATTGGCAGTATCCAGAGCCGGTAGCGGGCAGCTGCAATTTCCAGATATGTCCATGTTCCAACCGTAGGCATTTTTCCGTTCAGCGCATTCACATACTCAGGCAGAGCAGTTATTATATTAAATAACTCAATATTAAGTTCCTTATAATTTTTCCCGACAAGATTCTCTGTATTAATACCGAGGTTATTTCCAAGACTTTCCTGCATGTACGAATTTAATGCAAGAATAATGCCTTCGTGATTGACAACGATCGTGGGTTCAGGTTGTACAGCCAGAAACTGCGGCGAGATTGGAAGACGTTCAGACAACTGATACACATGTGAAGGACCAACAGTGCGTATCTCGACTTGACCCAGTGTTGCAAGTATCGTTAGATATCGGGATATAGTATTTCTGTTCAATCCGGTTTTTTTTGCAATGTCGGATATTGAAAGCCCGAACTTGCTGTTTCTTAAATGAGACATTATCATATTAAGTCCGGATTCTTTCGAATTCTTTAGAGAGGAAACATTCACCGTATTTGTATCCATAATCGCGCAGCTCCAATAAGATTATATTTAGTTAAATAAAAATTATCTGTTTAATTATATACATATTACTCATAACCCTTCGCCAGACACCTAAATATGCCAAACATAAAAACTGAAGCATCAGCTATCTTTATGAAGAGATATACGACTTTCAGATTACTATTTTAAATATATTAAATAGATTATATTTACTATAGATGATGCATTATCAAAATGTGCGCGCAGTTTATGTTCCAATCAAAGTAATTTAGATATCAGGTACCTCGGATACTTTTCCGAGGTCTGATATCTGTACAGTTCAGGGCTCCAAACATTACTGATAAGAAAAAAAATACCGGCCGGAAACACACACAGAAAGTAAAATCACGGTAAAGTATCAAAGAGACGCCCTCATAACATTTTTTGGAAAAAAAGGCAGACATCCATGTATCCCTGCATGGTAAATCATCACATAAATGAAGGGGATGTGGAGTTATTTTGTGGATGAAAAAAATATTGGTGAAGAATGGACATTCTTTCCCTGTTAAGCTGTTTTCAGAGCAAATCAGAATTAAACTGTTGCGATCATATCCGATTCGATCAGCGTATGTCTCACATACACGTATCCGGTCTCGGCATTTACCAGCGTCAGTATTGCATCACCGTTTGCGCCGATACCTGCGCTGATGACGGTATTGCCGTCTGCATCATCTTTCCTCAGACCGATAGCAAGGCTTGGACTTGAGGGGTTGACGTACTCGCATGAAACAATGAACATATCTCCCGGATCTGCGATCGTGTTATGAATATTCGGATTATCTTCACTCAGACCAAACATCACGATACGATAGCCCCTCATGTATTCCGGAGGGAGAATTATCTGACTCCTTGAATTCCACGTACTGCCTCCGGGAAGATAGTATGTTGAAACCGGGTCATCATAGCCAAGGTCAACAGACCCGCCGCCGCCGGAACTCTGGCCGCTTGCAAGATAGAGTTTCATCTTCGTTAAATCAACCGGCTTGTCGCCGACTACCTTAAATAAAAGACCCGCTGCTTCGTTCTGATAGGTTTGTTTAGCTATGCTGCTTACCGTTGCTGCTGTGTATCCTGCAGTATAAAGACCGACAAACTCGATTTGAGGCTCGTCTGTCTGTGTACCGGTTGAATCCATAAAACCGGCAGCCGTCAGGCTGACAATGCCAGCAATTATGATTGTCACAACAAGCATAAGCATGACACCGACAACCGGCGATACACCTGCATCTTTTTTCCCAGAACGTCTCATTGAAATTACCATAATGCTGTCACATCCTGATCGCTGAGTACGGTTCCCGAGGGAACATGAATCACCGTTATGTGAACAACTGACCCTTCAGTAAATCCATAAATCGTCCTCTCCGTGGTTGGGAAACCAAGGAATCGATCGATCTCCTTAAACCACCATTCAGTGCCGCTCGCAATGGGCGCATTACCGCCAAAGTAGAGATAATCGTTCATGTCATAACCCACAGTCAAACCGTTACCGGTGGTTGCTACGATCGGAGCATTATAAACCTGTGTTTTTGGAACAAAGGGATCGTCGGAGGCAGAATAAACCGGAGCTGAAGCCCAGCTAACAGAAGCGCTACCACTGCTCAGATCAATCCCGTAATCCTCGACCTGACCTGTGATTGTATGGGTGATTGTCTTTCCTGCATTCGTGAGAGGGACACCGTTGTAAGTGTCTGGAACAACATAGGTCGTAATAATCTTCAGCTGATTTGAGGTAAATTCTCCAGTAGCAACCGGTATTTCACATACAACTCCAGGATATGAGGCAGTTTTTCCGCCGGCATGAATAGTGAAGTCAAAGCCTGCGGAAGGGGCAGGGGGGGCTGAAGAACCGAGTCCTCCTGCAAATGCTGCGACCAGTGCTGCAACAATGATCGTTACAACCAGCATCAGCATAACACCGACTACCGGGGATACCCCGTCATTTTTTTCATTATCTGTTCGCATTCTCTTCACATCCATTCAGTTGATGGTGATTGTCCCTTTCTGGATCTGCTTGCCGGTAATTGTATCGAATATCGTATAGGTTACCGGAACATGTTCCTGAACGACAAATCTGCCGCCCGTTGCCGGGGTCCAGAGAAGGAATTTTCCCGTTTTAACAGCAGATACATCATCTGTGTTGTCGTAATATCCGTCAGCAAGAAGAATAAATGACTCACCAACCGAAATTGTCTTGTCCAGATTATTGGCAACCGCAAAGTAGGTCTCGCTTGTCTTATCAGTTCCAAGCATTACATCAATAGCTGCCTCGTTTACAACTGCACTTGATTCATCACGATAGATACTTGGATCAAACGTTATCGACGACCCGTCGCTTGTCAGCATGATTTTTATCTTATCAAGCTGAACAGAGTCTCCCCCAAGAAGTTTGAAGACAAATCCGTTGTTTTTTGATGCCGATGAAGAATAATCCGGCACGCTGTTCGTTTTATCGGTATCTGAAATACCTGCTGCATAGGACACATCAAAATTGACGCTTGGCGCGATCTGTTCATCGCTCGTAATACCACCAACAAATGCTGCAACTACTGCTGCAACAATAATCGTTACAACCAGCATCAGCATAACACCGACAACCGGTGAAACTGCATAGTCTTTTTTCATGAATTTCATGCTACGATCACATCCTTGCTGTACAAAACACTGTTCGACGGGGTGTGGAGAATTTCAACATGTACGGTCGATCCGACACCAAAATCAGTATAACCGTCATTGACCGTATCGCCGTCATATTTATTAAGGTATTTCAGCTGATTCGCGGAACTTGTCTGACCCATAAGAATGTAGGCAGTTCCTTCATTGCAGTAGGTACTCATGATCGTTCCAGGTGCAAAGTTGTAGTTGCCGAAGTTTATGGCAGTGTTATCAGTTGCAGCGTCACCATATGCCGCATTCAGCAGGATTGGTACAACGATTTTCTGACCTGTTGCTCCGGTTGAATTGGTAACGGTAATTGATCTGGTATTCATTGCTGTACGATCACCTTTGGTAGTTCCAGCCTTTGAACCGGTCTTGGATGTATAATAGGTTAAGATCCGCATATCTGATGTGGAGATGGAATCTCCGCCTAGATTTTCGATGTACATGACACAATCATTTCCGGTATATCCGGAGTTGTAGAGAATTTTTACGTCGATCGATGCAACCGGCGCTGCTTCAGATGTTGAAAACAGACCCCCGGCAAATGTTGCCACAAATGCAGCAATAACGATGGTTACAACCAGCATCAGCATAACACCGATTACGGGAGATACTGCGCTGTCATTTTGTGAATTATGTGTTTTTTTCATAATGTTCATTGTTCAACACTCCTGTTTCAGATATAATCATACACCTTTCCGGACAGATCACCCGATGCAATGACATTGCCCGTTGACGTATCTTTAATGGTGTAAATCGTTCCCGGACCGATTTCAAAGAACCCTTCAGAATAGGTGCCATCTCTCGTTGCAACCATATAGAGCTGACTGTACTTTGAGGTATCACTCTGGATAATCCGATCGGCATAAATGATGAAGCGGTCTCCCGGCTCAATGGTCTGATACGCAAGATACTTCCCGTATGACATTGTGACGCCTACCTTTTTCATCCGGTAGTCAACCTTTTTGGCCGACGGTGTAGTAGATAGACGGGCTTCTCCGGGTGTCAGGATGCCGGAAATCGCGGTTGACGGAGCGTCATTAAACGTAATTGTCGTTTCATTCACAACACCACGGGTATTTTCTTGAAGAGTGATCTCCAGATTTGTCAGGACAATGTTTTCACCGCCGGCATTTTCAAAAAGAAGGCCGACTTCGCCTAAAAAGCCGTTTTCAAAATCATTTCCCTGAACAGAACCAAGATAGTTGATCCTTGTCATAGGCGATGCCTCCGTACTTCCGACATAATTGGATGCAACCATCCCTACTACTGCTGCAATAATGATCGTTACAACCAGCATCAGCATAACGCCGACAACCGGGGAGACCCCGGACTCTTTGTTTTTGGATTTCATTGGATTCTCACATCCTTGTCATAAATGACGGTGCTGGTCGGAATGTGAACGATCGTTACATGGAATCTGGTTCCGGTGTCTATGCCGTATGTTTTTGCTTTCTTAGTATCGAAACCTGCGAAATAATTCAAATCAAAAGCAATAGAACTCCCTGAAACCAAATCAGCCTGACCAAAGAGCTGATTGTTTACCGTTCGTTTACTAACGGTCTCATTGTTGTTGGTAATCTGATACACAAATGGATAGCCCGCCAATGTTGTGTTAAGATCGTTTTCGGCTATAGGTTCGAGTCCGCCGTCAATCGTGTGGATGATCGTTTCTCCGCCGTGATCCAAAGCCTTATTGGCAAACTTTACCGGAACGTCATACGATACGGTGATCAGCAAATCTTTCGTCGGCAGAGTATCCCCGGCAATGTTTTCAATCATGGCAGAACCCTGTCCTATGAAGAGAGAAACATCAAGTGAGGCTGTAGGTGCAGCTTCTGTTGTCGTTCCGATACCGCCGGCAAATGCCGCGACAAGGGCTGCAACAATAATTGTTACAACCAGCATCAGCATAACACCGACAACCGGAGATACTGCAGAATCCCGATCGGATCTGTGTTTTTTCAACATCTTTGTTTTTTTCATACGATTTTCCCCACCCAACTAAATCATATTAATTGAGTATAACTAAAATAATTTTTTGCAGATACATATTAGATGAAAAACAATATAAATAAATTGCAAATCAGGATTAAAACCAGATATGATGATTAAATATGCAAATCAGATGTGATTTCAGATATGCAAAGCACACCTAACGTGCAAATAATTAATAAAATAGAATTCACAATAAATGGTGCAAACTTAAATTAACTTGCTTTATGTGTTTTGATGCAGATCATATGCATCCTTTACATCAGAGGCAGGAGGACAATGTCAGTGAATACGAATAATATTATTTCAATTATACTCCTTGCAGTAATCATACTTTGCCTGTTTACCGGAACGGTCTCGGCAAGATATGCAGCTGCAGCTGGCGAGAATGCAGGCATAAATCTGAGTGATACTGTGTATCGGGGAGAGAATAATCTGGATTTTTCAGCATTTTCAAGCGGAGGTTATACCGTCGACTACCTTCAGCATGTAACTGACGGAGATCAGATTGCCCTCATAAATCAGATCGCTTCAGTTGGACAAACACAGGCTCCGGGAACATATGGAGCATGGAATAATTCCATTGGCAGACTCGGATATACAGTATGCACTATCGCGGAACTTAATCTTGGGAAAATCGCGGTGACTCCTTATGCAACTACTGTTACCGACTCAAATCCGGACTCGATCTCAAAAGCAGCTCAAGTTATCTTTTATATTTCCGGAAGTAATCTCCACCCTGATCAACTAAATGGAAACTGGAACGGATTCACTATCACAAATACCCAGACGGGTGTTCAGACGCAGGAGATTACAAATATCGGGGGCAGCACTCAGTCACTCCGGAATGTACCTGATCCGACCGATAAAACCAATGCGAATTATGCGTTTAAACTGGTTGATCAGTCCCTGATCCCTGCCGGAGATTCAACACCGGTCACGATTTCATTTAACATAGAGTTGAACGGCCTTCCAACACAAAAAACACAAATTCAATACTCCTTTACTGCAGTACAAAGTACTTTCAGTCTTACCGGAGCAAATATTGCTGCAGGCAACACCGGCACGGCTGTATTGACCGGCATCCCCTTTACTGCCTATACTGTTGTACTTTCTGAAACCGGAAGCGACACACCTTATTTTAATCCTGCCGAGGGGGTAGTCATCGTTGATCCTCATACAATTACCGCGACACCCGGATGGAATGGAACCGTGTCCCTTCCAATAACGGTACCCGCCAATGCATCGGCCGGCAATTATCCGATAACGGCTTCGGGATCGGGCACAGTAAAAAGTGCATCAATTACTGTTGCTGCAACCACCATTTCGCTGATATTTGATGCTCCACCAAGTGATGCCGTATCTGGTCTCTTTGCAGAAGGCGATTACATCAAACTTTCCGGCACGGTAAAAGGTGCACTATCCAATGTTGATATTTATTTCTATATAACCGGACCAAACCTTCCTGAAAATGGTGTGAGTCTGACCGGAACACCCGTCGTTGACGGAGATCCGTCAACATTTACCATATTTACCTACAGCATAGTGCTTAATTTATGGGAGGGAGGGTGGATCACCAGCGGATTCGAACCGGGAACCTACACGATACATGCCAATCTCCAACCCTATGGATACATAGAAAGCAGCACACCGAAGGGGAAGGGATACAGCAGTGATATTTCTCATGATTATGTGATAAGTGACCAGAGCATTCACGCAAAATCCGACGAAACCAACAGTGGTTACTTTACCCAAGGTGATTATCTTCGCTATAATATCTCTGCGAGAGGGAGTCCGGGAACAAAGGGAGGTATGTATGGTGACGTCCGCTGGTACATCATTGGATCAAACTTCAGATACGCTGATATGAAAGCAAAGTATCTGCTGATCGAAGACACCTCAATGTTCGGACTTTTTGCCCCTCAGGGAACAACAAGTTTTGAATACAACCGGTCATTTTCCTATGATCTCGGTCCGGGAACATACTATCTTATCCTCCAGCATCCCGGTCCAAACGCTGTATTTGACGTAACGCCGGATATAACCGGCGGATCTTTCAGCATTATCAATACAGCCTGGGGCAGCAGTGCCAATCTTGGAACACAGCAGTCTGATAATGCTGCATATACCTTAACAAATGCGATCTCCGATCCCAATTCAGACGATTTGTATGTTATCACGGAATTTACAATTGAAAAACCAAGGATCGAAATAACCCAATTGGGAAACACCCCCATTGGGGCCACCATAACAATTCAAGGAACTACGAATTACTACACCGATGACACCTTCAGTCTGAAGATTCAGAGACTTGATTTTGAAAATCCAGACAACAACATAGCAATGATGATCCCAACAGAACGGGTAAAACCATCATCTGTATCTCCCTATGCAAAGTATATGTCGCGTCCCTTCTCGTTTGGTGAAATTGATACGTCAACCTGGTT
This window contains:
- a CDS encoding type IV pilin N-terminal domain-containing protein, giving the protein MRTDNEKNDGVSPVVGVMLMLVVTIIVAALVAAFAGGLGSSAPPAPSAGFDFTIHAGGKTASYPGVVCEIPVATGEFTSNQLKIITTYVVPDTYNGVPLTNAGKTITHTITGQVEDYGIDLSSGSASVSWASAPVYSASDDPFVPKTQVYNAPIVATTGNGLTVGYDMNDYLYFGGNAPIASGTEWWFKEIDRFLGFPTTERTIYGFTEGSVVHITVIHVPSGTVLSDQDVTALW
- a CDS encoding type IV pilin; translation: MKKDYAVSPVVGVMLMLVVTIIVAAVVAAFVGGITSDEQIAPSVNFDVSYAAGISDTDKTNSVPDYSSSASKNNGFVFKLLGGDSVQLDKIKIMLTSDGSSITFDPSIYRDESSAVVNEAAIDVMLGTDKTSETYFAVANNLDKTISVGESFILLADGYYDNTDDVSAVKTGKFLLWTPATGGRFVVQEHVPVTYTIFDTITGKQIQKGTITIN
- a CDS encoding putative ABC transporter permease, which codes for MMLAAYFLGFIFYSFLGWIWETTYCSIKAKHFINRGFLNGPIIPIYGCGAVLIMLAVNAFGTLALPTPTIAFNIINILVVFFGGMLLATILEYIVAVILESFFHIKLWDYSKNKFNFQGRICLKCSLFFGLLSVLFIMVIEPLTTHTTTQIPDMVINIAAGIVGVILAIDIAISLSALLKLNERLRAAEEIINARVGITLVEAAKIRDTLHEKIEERVDENQVISKFHYQIQRMARAYPGSTSLRHSEIWEKLKKQSEKQAK
- a CDS encoding peptidylprolyl isomerase, whose product is MTAQKVLLSTNHGDITLELREDMPVTTGNFTKLVGDGFYNGVIFHRIIDGFMLQGGDPTGTGCGGPGYKIPDEFMPDNKNNKGTIAMANAGPNTGGSQFFINLANNNYLDKAHPAFGKVVEGMEVVEKLGKVKTNYSDKPEKEVVIVKATLL
- a CDS encoding type IV pilin N-terminal domain-containing protein; this translates as MKKTKMLKKHRSDRDSAVSPVVGVMLMLVVTIIVAALVAAFAGGIGTTTEAAPTASLDVSLFIGQGSAMIENIAGDTLPTKDLLITVSYDVPVKFANKALDHGGETIIHTIDGGLEPIAENDLNTTLAGYPFVYQITNNNETVSKRTVNNQLFGQADLVSGSSIAFDLNYFAGFDTKKAKTYGIDTGTRFHVTIVHIPTSTVIYDKDVRIQ
- a CDS encoding type IV pilin, translated to MKSKNKESGVSPVVGVMLMLVVTIIIAAVVGMVASNYVGSTEASPMTRINYLGSVQGNDFENGFLGEVGLLFENAGGENIVLTNLEITLQENTRGVVNETTITFNDAPSTAISGILTPGEARLSTTPSAKKVDYRMKKVGVTMSYGKYLAYQTIEPGDRFIIYADRIIQSDTSKYSQLYMVATRDGTYSEGFFEIGPGTIYTIKDTSTGNVIASGDLSGKVYDYI
- a CDS encoding type IV pilin N-terminal domain-containing protein, which translates into the protein MKKTHNSQNDSAVSPVIGVMLMLVVTIVIAAFVATFAGGLFSTSEAAPVASIDVKILYNSGYTGNDCVMYIENLGGDSISTSDMRILTYYTSKTGSKAGTTKGDRTAMNTRSITVTNSTGATGQKIVVPILLNAAYGDAATDNTAINFGNYNFAPGTIMSTYCNEGTAYILMGQTSSANQLKYLNKYDGDTVNDGYTDFGVGSTVHVEILHTPSNSVLYSKDVIVA
- a CDS encoding HD domain-containing protein translates to MMNTSIQENEAVLQEILSACEAFRLLETKQFMQHGDTNVYEHCIAVARVSCLLADKMGLSVDRGSLIRGALLHDYFFYDWHVPDPKHRLHGFTHPKRALQNAMDDFALTTVEQNMILRHMFPLTPIPPRCLEGWVLCIADKVCSTLETGRFTQNSFARGLYAELGEMQ
- a CDS encoding TIGR04083 family peptide-modifying radical SAM enzyme, with translation MKNPFHVMIIPTLGCPGRCKYCWSSDETSPRMTLDTIDDIVTWLKPLEEQRVTFTFHGGEPLLAGAEFYRQALKKITEGLPHLSPEFAMQTNLWLMDDELAEILAEYRVPIGSSIDGPRELTNYQRGDEYFERCLAGYRIAIAHGLLVRFICTFTNSSVKQKEEIVNFFKEQGWVMKLHPALPSLKGENPNAWTLAPEEYGELLVYLLDEAVSHADELEIMNINDLCRCVFTRSGSVCTYADCMGTTFAIGPDGEIYPCYRFIGMPEWVMGHVRDAPSIESLMASHAGKRMLAFKDYVDTACKDCAHITYCRGGCPYNAIAPTGGFLEGVDPHCEAYKRIFDEITTRMNEEMNAPRTVSRVSRVKRQQKPSVMGLIKKIIDE
- a CDS encoding helix-turn-helix domain-containing protein, which codes for MDTNTVNVSSLKNSKESGLNMIMSHLRNSKFGLSISDIAKKTGLNRNTISRYLTILATLGQVEIRTVGPSHVYQLSERLPISPQFLAVQPEPTIVVNHEGIILALNSYMQESLGNNLGINTENLVGKNYKELNIELFNIITALPEYVNALNGKMPTVGTWTYLEIAAARYRLWILPIIFFDGIPGIMIQVETWVGHNGRRPHEMLAVYPSSDSISAYFPKK
- a CDS encoding type IV pilin, translated to MRRSGKKDAGVSPVVGVMLMLVVTIIIAGIVSLTAAGFMDSTGTQTDEPQIEFVGLYTAGYTAATVSSIAKQTYQNEAAGLLFKVVGDKPVDLTKMKLYLASGQSSGGGGSVDLGYDDPVSTYYLPGGSTWNSRSQIILPPEYMRGYRIVMFGLSEDNPNIHNTIADPGDMFIVSCEYVNPSSPSLAIGLRKDDADGNTVISAGIGANGDAILTLVNAETGYVYVRHTLIESDMIATV